CTCTTCATCTCCATCGCGCTCGCGCTCACGAACTGGATCTCGCTCGCGCTCTGCGTGGTGTCGTCGGTGATCGCGGCGGTCTATCGGATCCGCGTGGAGGAGGCGGCGCTGGTGCAGGCCATCGGCGCGCCGTACGCGGAGTACATGAGGCGCACCAAGCGGCTCATCCCCTATATTTTCTAAACACTATGGGTGGGGCCTGCGCATCATGAGCACCACCAGGGCCACCGAGACCATGGAGATGGCGATGCCGCGGTAGAGGATGTCGCGGGAATCGCCCTGCGTCTCCAGCTTCTCGAGGAACGAGACCGCCATCACCATCACCACCACGCCCACCACGCGGCTCTTGAGGCCGTCGAGGTCCTTGATGATGAGCCACTCGGGCAGCGTGGTGCCGCCGATGAAGAGCTCGTACATGCCGAGCGAGAAGATGAGCAGGCCCGCGCCGATGAGCAGGCCGTCGAGCACCTTCACCAGCGCCACGGCCATGCCCTCGCGCTCGCCGTGGAAGAGCGCCTCCACGAGCGCGAGGGTGCCCAGGCCGCTCCAGCAGAACGCGGCCAGGCTGGTGATGAGCCCGAAGAACACGCCCACCAGGGCGAAGTAGCGCGCCGAGGCGAAGAGCTTGCCCATGCGCAACGGTAGGTCGCGCTTGCTCGCTTGGCCTGCGTCCGTTCCGCGCCCGACAACCTCAGCGGATGATGCAGAACGTCTGGGGATTCAACGCCACCAGCCGCCCGTCGATCGTCCACAGCTCGCGCAGCTCCGGTGCGTAGCCCGCGTGCGAGGCCAGCCCACGCGCGCGGTGGAAGAGCGGCGCGTCGGTGGGAACCTCGGCGAGCTCCATGCAGCGCTGGAAGGAGAAGGCCACCGTGGCCATGGGCCTCGGCGCATCCTCGAGGGTCCAGGCGGTGGGCCACCAGGCGTCCACGTACGCGAGGAGCTCCGCGGCGCCAAAGCGCGCGGGCCGCTTTCGCAGCCACACGAACCCCTCGGTCAGCGGCTCGCCCTTGCCGCTGAAGGGCAGCGGGCCGGTGTTGCGAAGCTCGAAGCCGCCGAGGAACGGCGGCGCCATGGCCGGATCGAAGTCCAACGGCTCCACGCTCCGCCAATCCGGAATCGACGGCTTGGGCAGGCTCGTGCGCTCGCGATCGGCCACGCGCACCTTGCCGAAGATGGCGCTGGCGTGGGCGCGGAGCTCGCCGTCCTGGCGGAGGCGGGCGGCCACGGAGGTGAGCCCGCTCCCGCGCCGCAGGAGCTCGACCTGCACCTCCGCTGCGCTCGCGAGCACCGGCGCCACGATCTCGCCCGAGAGCGACTGCAGCGGACGCTCGGGATCGGGCTCGGCCTGCTCCATGGCGCGCGCGAGCAGCGCGAGCACCAGCCCGCCGAAAGCGCCGCGGCCCTGCTGCCAACCATCGGGGAGGTTCGCCGCGAAGCGGAGCTCGCCCTGCTTCTCGAGCTGCAGCGCGGCCTGGAGGTCGTGGTTCACGCCGCGAG
This genomic stretch from Deltaproteobacteria bacterium harbors:
- a CDS encoding YqhA family protein: MGKLFASARYFALVGVFFGLITSLAAFCWSGLGTLALVEALFHGEREGMAVALVKVLDGLLIGAGLLIFSLGMYELFIGGTTLPEWLIIKDLDGLKSRVVGVVVMVMAVSFLEKLETQGDSRDILYRGIAISMVSVALVVLMMRRPHP
- a CDS encoding thioesterase family protein; translated protein: MNHDLQAALQLEKQGELRFAANLPDGWQQGRGAFGGLVLALLARAMEQAEPDPERPLQSLSGEIVAPVLASAAEVQVELLRRGSGLTSVAARLRQDGELRAHASAIFGKVRVADRERTSLPKPSIPDWRSVEPLDFDPAMAPPFLGGFELRNTGPLPFSGKGEPLTEGFVWLRKRPARFGAAELLAYVDAWWPTAWTLEDAPRPMATVAFSFQRCMELAEVPTDAPLFHRARGLASHAGYAPELRELWTIDGRLVALNPQTFCIIR